In the genome of Raphanus sativus cultivar WK10039 chromosome 9, ASM80110v3, whole genome shotgun sequence, the window TCAAtttctattaaatatttacaaatttatttattggaAACTATTACAAGACCAATGAGAAGTTTAGATCatagaaaataaactaaatgatTATCTTAAATTTGACATTACTTagtctttttcaaatattttagttaacCAATTTGCGTCCAACACTACAGGTTTTCACTACAAAAATGTCCAAATCCAAACCAGccgaagagagaaaaaaaaaacagattatcTTAAAGTTGGAGCAAACCAATCATCCATCTCTCCATCATCACTACAATTACCAAGAAGCTCAATCTTTCTCCGATCATAACATCTTCTCGACTCTCtctcgtcatcatcatcaacattttttttctttttatgccCATTGCTTCTCATCCTCTGTGTCATCTCCAACTTCCATTGCTCTCTCTTTTCCGCACTCCTCGAGACACTACTTCTCCCTCCATCCACTGGAAATCCCATCacgacatcttcttcttcttcttcttcttcatcgtccTCTTCTTCTACAAAATTCCACGTCTTTGAAACTCTTCTGTGATGATCACCAACACTCTTTGAATCCGGTGTGACGTTTGGAGCCTTTTGTCTCTTGTGATCACACTTCAAACAAACAGAGTTTCTTCTAAAATTGATGTAATAGCACCTGATGATGTGCAAAAAATGATATCAGTATCCAACAAGGGAATGCTAGGTTTAGTACAAAATGGATGATGATAATGACTCACGACTCGCATTCCCACTCTCCCGGATTGATTTGACGCATTGAAGGCTTGTCTTTGCACCTTAAGCAACTCGTGTTCTTGGCAAAGTTCAGGAAATTGCATCTGCGGCAACAGAATGGATGTTCAGTGTCTTTTAATCAGATCAAGACACTGTAAAAGATGCACTCACGTTTGGCATATCCAATCTCCTTTCTTCAGTGGGAGATGATCTTTCTGTTCTTGCTTCAACTGTTTCAGCCTCTCCTCAGAAAATACATCACACCGCAAGCATCTTATGTTTTTCGCAAAGTTTAGGAACTTGCATCTGCCAAACAAGAATAGTTCATAACAAAAGAGAGTAGAAACATTAACAATCAATGTATAACGACCACTTACTCTGTACAGTGCCAATCCCCTGGCCTTTTCCGCGTGTCTCTCTCACCATTCTCCGGTGAACTTGTCTGGAGCTCATCTCGAGATGCCACAGTCTCAGCAGGCTCAACGTCCTGTAAGCTGTACTCCACGCTTTCTCTCAGCAACTTCCTCACAGAATCTTCAACAAACTTGGTTTGACAAGCACGGTTCACCACAGTAGGAGAAACAGAATCAAGCCCATAAGTTAGCAGTATACGCATGACATCTATAGTTCGAGTACCTTCCTCTTCTCGTGCTTGCGCATACGCCCTTTCACATTTCCCTCTCAAGTTGCAAGAGCCACACACCTACTAAGTAAATTGTTCCAAGATTGGTGAAGTAAGTTCCAAGCACGAGTAACCTCAGGAAAAAAGAAAGAGCTAACGCCATAAGTAGAAGAATACATACATTTACTTCATCAATGCCCACATAAGCTCTTAGACGCTTCCCTGAGTTCACAACCTTCCTGTCAATGCTGGGACATCCACACCCAGCAATCACTTTCATATCTTTCTTCGACAAGTatctgtaaaataaataaaaatgcaacACTTGAGAGACTGATCACGAACACCTTATGTGCAGACTGGATTCTTCACTCGCTCAAAACAATTTAATGGAAGGAATGATCAAGTAAACAAAGTCTTTACGAGATGCAGAGAAACCCACATAGAATCAAATCAAAAGCCTCAGAATTTGAACCAATTACAACACTTGAGAGACCGATCAGTATATTCTATGTATCGTCTGCATTTCTTCGAACACCTTGTGTGCAGATTGGATTCTTCACTCATTTGAACAATCTAATGGAACAAATGATTCAAAAATCATAGTCACTCACTACATGCAGATAAACCCATATAGAATAAAACCAAAAGCCTCGGAATTTGAATCAAATTACAGCACTTGAGAGACCAATCAGTATTTTCcatttcgtcgaacaccttGTGTGCAGATTGGATTCTTCACTCACTTAAACAGTTCAAAGCACCAAACGATCCAGAAATCAAGCTCATTCACGATAAGCAGAGAAACCCACATAGAATCAAATCAAAAGGatcgttttttttcttaaaatcaatCGACGTTTACCTCACGAGAGTGAATCGATGGCGGGCGAAATCGAGACAAGCAGTACGAATATGATTCGATTCCTTGGGACACGTCACGCTTTCTCCAAAGTAACCTTTCTTCACCAGCATCCCCATCAAATCTAGCCATTCGGGCCATGGGTGAGAGCTTGGATCATCAACCAAACGTGATCTGGTGGCGATCTCGGGGTTTTGGGTTTTAGCTAGATCGTGGATATGCGCGACAACGGACTTGACTGGCTTCGGGTAGAGAATGGTTCGACGGATGTAGCCGCCGTGGTGGTAGTGAAAGAATCTCATTATCAAAGAGTTTTGGCGGGTACATACAATGAGAGTATTGTTGTAAAAAATCTCACTCTTCCTCTTTGAGCAAGAAACTGTTAAATTAGcgcagaaaaaaaattacacatggCTAAGAAAAGATTGCTACAAAGTAATACAAGTACAACCTGATGCTTGCTTCAAAAACATTTGTGTTATATACGGTCGGACCAAGTACATAACCCATTTTCAGTGTTAATCTTTATAATAAAAGTGATAAATTTcaattgatcaaaaaaaaaaaaaaaagtgataaatTTCAATATACATTTTCTATTCTGCTGAAATTAATGCTCCCACATTGGTTCTACTATATATGTTACTTGGAAACGAAATGTATTTCATCACCGAACATGTGTACTAACACGAagaaacgaattttgaaaatccTAGTTAAGAATATGCttctctcaaaaaaaaaagatgttcaAAAATAATGTGGGGGCCAATTCATGCACCACGTTGATATCGTTGATACAGTCATATATAGCAGATTCTGTTTTTACTTGACTTCTAATTTTTTCTTCTCAATAATAGTTTTGATTGTTAGGAATAGAGTTTATTGGTTCATAGATCATAACTCCCTTTCTCTCTGTTCTTTTCCCTCTATTCTAGATTATTAGTTCTTAACTGGTGTTCCTTTATATGTTTAACAATCGGGGAAAAATGAGAAGATTACCGTAAAATGAGGGATGTCTTTTTATCAGTTTCTTCTATAGTCAATGGGTATCTTCTTTTTTACATCCCTATCTTCAGCAGTCAATAAGTCAATGGTTATCATTGAATTCTTTTTATAGCCATACTATTTTCATCTATCTTCTATATATAAAGTAAACCATTTTCATTTATTCACCGAAACAAAAGATCTGAACTCCTGATACTAGCTAGTCCTCTTTATACTAGCTAGTCATTATTTAACCCTCCAAAAATGAATACTAACCCATCTAAATCGATCTTTTTCTTGTTAGCCCTAATCCTCACGGCATTGGTGTTCCAACAATCGGAAGTAGCTGCTAAGATGAAGTATTGTTCGGCCATCGACAAAGAACCGGGATGTCATGATTCGTTGAAATTAGCGGCGGCAAATGATTTCAGATGGCTAGGAAAAGACTGTTGCAAAGTGGTGTACTCAATATCTGAACCTTGCTTCTTGGATGTCTTGTATGGCCAAAATTTGAATATTAACGTCTTAAAAAGCATCTGTGTTAATATTGTCGGACCAATATAACTTTTTGTGTAACCCATCTTTTCAgtgatatctatactattaaagtaaaatacctaatagCTTTTTAGTATAaagtaaaatacctaatagCTTTTTGCCATTGATTTTTTGAGTTATTTACAAGACAATGTcactacttttttttctttaaaaaaataaaatagaaaatgccAGCAATAACTATAAATCATCGTGATTCATCTTCAATATCAACCGATAGCATTACAGcagtatttaatatatatttccatTTCTGTCACTTTTTTCCAAGccaattaaatttaataacacTAACTAATTACATTGAAACAgtataaaaaaagttcaaagtACTCCATACCTTAaatattgattatttaaaattcactTTACACCCTAAAATTTATGAACCGAGAATGTATATGTTTGAACTTTGAACTACATAAACCCTAAccgtaaatatttatttataattcacTTTACACCTTAAAATTTATGGTTCATACCCTAAACCGagaatgtatatttttgagctacacaaaccctaaaccctaacatatatataaacccTAAGTTTGATATTATGCTTATACAAATTAAtgttccatttttttaaaaaggttgttATAAGAAACatccatattatataatttaaccaaaaaaactgACATAGTTTGTTGAAATTTTAGATATTGTCATATGAAAAATCTTATCCACCaagaaaaatcattaaatagtCAAATactaaacaatttatataacagATTTTagaaagtaaaatttatatgaatCTCCTAAAATATAGTAACTAAATCTAACATCATCACTAAATGCAGACATAATATTAGGCATAGTCTGTGGTCGGGTGGTGAAGGCGTTCCGTGGATTCCCAAGGGACCCGAGTTTGAATTCTGCACCACACCAGATTTCCACAACGCGTAGCCATTGGAGCTTTCACATTCTCTCTCCGGGGAATGgtttaccatttttttttaatattaggcATATGTCATATTCATCAAGCAAAATctttcaataaaatataaacattaattatatatacgATTTGTCTTAAATGGTGTAACCGAATTAAAATTGTGCTCATTTTAATACCTAAACTATACTAATTTTagtcaaaatattaaataagtttcaaacgactttttaaaaaaataaaattttattttaagttttaaaataaaattaagtaattt includes:
- the LOC130500393 gene encoding zinc finger protein VAR3, chloroplastic-like; the encoded protein is MRFFHYHHGGYIRRTILYPKPVKSVVAHIHDLAKTQNPEIATRSRLVDDPSSHPWPEWLDLMGMLVKKGYFGESVTCPKESNHIRTACLDFARHRFTLVRYLSKKDMKVIAGCGCPSIDRKVVNSGKRLRAYVGIDEVNVCGSCNLRGKCERAYAQAREEEGTRTIDVMRILLTYGLDSVSPTVVNRACQTKFVEDSVRKLLRESVEYSLQDVEPAETVASRDELQTSSPENGERDTRKRPGDWHCTECKFLNFAKNIRCLRCDVFSEERLKQLKQEQKDHLPLKKGDWICQTCNFLNFAKNTSCLRCKDKPSMRQINPGEWECESCYYINFRRNSVCLKCDHKRQKAPNVTPDSKSVGDHHRRVSKTWNFVEEEDDEEEEEEEDVVMGFPVDGGRSSVSRSAEKREQWKLEMTQRMRSNGHKKKKNVDDDDERESRRCYDRRKIELLGNCSDDGEMDDWFAPTLR